The following proteins are co-located in the Paralichthys olivaceus isolate ysfri-2021 chromosome 10, ASM2471397v2, whole genome shotgun sequence genome:
- the LOC109644809 gene encoding aryl hydrocarbon receptor-like: MLGNPGTYANKKRKKPVLKQKKVSEGNEVVKSNPSKRHRDRLNGELDRLTDLLPFSEDGRSRLDKLSVLRLSVGYLKVKSYFKAIMMNGGNSLKLPGLNWQNGNNMETAGFSEGDLLLQALNGFVIVVTSEGLVFYTSPTIKEYLGFHQSDVVHQSVFDLIHTDDRDMFRQQLHFALNPPPISEAENGLQGFGNAERYSPEHLPPENSSILERSFVCRFRCLLDNSSGFLALKFQGRLKFLHGQSVVRDNRKSDPPQLALFTIAMPVQAPSIVEIRAKMLLFQTKHKLDFTPTGIDSRGKIILGYSETELSMKGSGYQFIHAADMMHCADNHMRIIKTGESGLTVFRLLSKSNSWVWVKSNAKLIYKGGRPEFIIAYQKAILNTEGEEYLRQRSLQLPFTLTTGEAVLYNTGPTVDIGLFQFNKMFNSTDVSKDTPPRSLLDCFLRQDETAYTQTVDPPTPVDQVFKDSSALVSIPSDAWQDSRAVAATGDPAAVKVEAKQSVMAVIDNLAKLAQEGDFSAALQNLEVDNSELIEWENALKRLGQEDDHQNNVSSELDSVLTNDIFDYIDRVLFQEKGGQDARRPSSLCSNPQEPFGDAALFSATQLCEPQLFDTQSPDRTFSPKNGLYAHQQDLGQSLSDRTQKVSHQGPFVAAADTNLPPLQQLQLQDIFSPSIELPELVVPDVPAPFQVPVGHMGGEQRIPAQTQSGQFLPNYLLAPGMGNGHMLQNSVHQPKNLAPGAMDILPPLIPCNDLSSSAAQSVPIPFAAACLQGGSPFDTHKVQPWPQSQQQKLPQSGVVQNGPELTPACHGQTPESQTVPHSGLWPRRVTGLNHALQGGLACGQAASHSSCMFEQHFSSSPAVGDVQTGATPQPSPLQGSCCFQWSRSEPGASTVNQENVTSEHIQHYQENHRQTQDEQLSAEVNGIFVAPPHDVAMYLA, translated from the exons CCATCATGATGAACGGCGGCAACAGTCTGAAGCTCCCTGGGCTGAACTGGCAGAACGGGAACAACATGGAAACCGCGGGCTTCTCCGAGGGcgacctgctgctgcag GCGTTGAACGGGTTTGTGATTGTGGTCACGTCCGAGGGTTTGGTGTTTTATACCTCTCCCACAATCAAGGAATACCTGGGCTTCCACCAG TCGGACGTGGTTCACCAGAGCGTCTTTGATCTCATCCACACTGACGACAGAGACATGTtcaggcagcagctgcactTCGCCCTGAACCCTCCGCCGATCAGCGAGGCAGAGAACG GCTTGCAGGGTTTTGGTAACGCAGAGAGGTACAGTCCCGAGCACCTTCCTCCAGAGAACTCGTCCATCCTGGAGCGGAGCTTTGTGTGTCGCTTCCGCTGCCTCCTGGACAACTCGTCCGGTTTTCTG GCGTTGAAGTTCCAGGGGCGTCTCAAGTTCCTCCACGGTCAGAGTGTTGTGAGGGACAACAGGAAGAGCGACCCCCCTCAGCTGGCTCTGTTCACCATCGCCATGCCTGTTCAGGCTCCGTCCATCGTGGAGATCAGAGCCAAGATGCTTCTGTTTCAAACCAAACACAAGCTGGACTTCACACCGACGGGCATCGACAGCAG GGGGAAGATTATTCTGGGTTACTCAGAGACTGAACTGTCTATGAAAGGCTCCGGCTACCAATTCATCCACGCAGCTGACATGATGCACTGCGCTGACAACCACATGCGCA TTATCAAAACAGGAGAGAGCGGCCTCACCGTCTTCAGGCTCCTCAGTAAGTCGAACAGCTGGGTGTGGGTGAAGTCCAACGCCAAGCTGATCTACAAAGGAGGACGACCGGAATTCATCATCGCATATCAGAAAGCTATACT CAACACCGAGGGTGAGGAGTATCTGCGTCAGAGGAGCCTGCAGCTTCCCTTCACGCTCACCACAGGAGAGGCCGTCCTCTACAACACCGGCCCCACCGTGGACATCGGGCTCTTCCAGTTCAACAAAATGTTCAACAGCACGGACGTAAGCAAGGACACGCCCCCCCGCTCTCTGCTGGACTGCTTCCTGAGACAGGATGAAACGGCGTACACGCAGACGGTGGATCCGCCCACACCTGTGGACCAGGTGTTCAAAGACAGCAGCGCTCTGGTCAGCATCCCCAGTGACGCGTGGCAGGACAGCAGGGCCGTGGCCGCCACAGGCGACCCCGCCGCCGTGAAAGTAGAGGCCAAGCAGTCTGTGATGGCTGTGATCGACAACTTGGCGAAACTGGCTCAAGAGGGCGACTTCAGCGCGGCGCTGCAGAATCTGGAGGTGGACAACTCTGAGCTGATCGAGTGGGAAAACGCGCTCAAGAGATTGGGTCAGGAGGACGATCATCAGAACAACGTGAGCTCGGAGCTGGACAGCGTCCTCACGAATGACATATTCGACTACATCGACAGGGTTTTGTTCCAGGAGAAGGGAGGCCAAGACGCCAGACGTCCCAGCAGCCTCTGCAGTAATCCACAGGAGCCCTTCGGTGATGCTGCTCTGTTCTCGGCCACTCAGCTCTGTGAGCCACAGTTGTTTGATACTCAGAGTCCTGATCGTACCTTCTCTCCAAAGAACGGACTCTACGCTCACCAGCAGGATCTAGGACAGAGCTTATCCGACAGAACCCAGAAGGTCTCGCACCAAGGTCCCTTCGTCGCTGCAGCCGACACCAACCTGCCGCCTCTtcaacagctgcagctccaggacATTTTCAGCCCGTCGATAGAGCTCCCGGAGCTCGTTGTCCCCGACGTCCCGGCCCCATTCCAGGTGCCCGTCGGCCACATGGGAGGGGAACAGAGGATCCCTGCTCAGACGCAGTCCGGCCAGTTCCTGCCGAACTATCTGCTGGCCCCTGGGATGGGGAATGGACACATGCTGCAGAACTCTGTTCATCAACCAAAGAACCTAGCACCGGGCGCGATGGACATTTTACCACCACTGATTCCCTGCAATGACTTAAGTTCCTCTGCTGCACAGAGCGTTCCCATTCCCTTCGCTGCAGCTTGTCTTCAGGGAGGTTCCCCCTTTGACACGCACAAGGTTCAGCCGTGGCCACAGAGTCAGCAGCAGAAACTGCCTCAGTCTGGCGTCGTGCAGAACGGACCCGAGCTGACGCCGGCCTGTCACGGCCAAACTCCCGAAAGCCAAACGGTCCCGCACAGTGGTCTGTGGCCGAGGCGAGTTACCGGACTGAACCACGCTCTGCAGGGCGGGCTGGCGTGTGGACAGGCCGCTTCTCACAGCAGCTGCATGTTTGAGCAGCACTTTTCCTCCAGTCCAGCAGTGGGCGACGTGCAGACGGGAGCGACGCCGCAGCCGAGTCCTCTTCAGGGTTCCTGCTGCTTCCAGTGGAGCCGCAGCGAACCGGGAGCATCCACCGTCAACCAGGAGAACGTCACGTCAGAGCACATTCAGCACTACCAGGAAAACCACAGGCAGACACag GATGAACAACTCTCGGCTGAAGTCAATGGGATCTTTGTGGCTCCTCCTCACGACGTAGCCATGTACTTGGCGTAG